In Janthinobacterium sp. J1-1, a single genomic region encodes these proteins:
- a CDS encoding nuclear transport factor 2 family protein: MNLDIKALFDREEIRNLRTLYAHHLDSNNIAALDQVFSSDAVVEVTVGKMEGLAAIQAGLNDAFTQFDRDRRGSYPFLHAITNHWVRLTGPDTATGRCYLIDFETASKADPNPLLLLGLYADEYRRIDGQWRITATRLEVVWPPTTAPTTS; encoded by the coding sequence ATGAATCTGGACATCAAGGCATTGTTTGATCGTGAAGAAATCCGCAATCTGCGCACGCTGTACGCACATCATCTGGACAGCAATAACATCGCCGCACTCGACCAGGTTTTTTCCAGCGACGCCGTGGTCGAGGTGACGGTCGGAAAAATGGAAGGGCTGGCCGCCATCCAGGCAGGCCTGAACGATGCTTTCACGCAGTTCGATCGCGACCGCCGGGGCAGCTATCCCTTCCTGCACGCGATCACCAACCACTGGGTCAGGCTGACCGGGCCCGACACCGCCACGGGCCGTTGCTATCTGATCGATTTTGAAACCGCGTCGAAGGCCGATCCGAATCCACTTCTGCTGCTCGGCCTGTATGCCGACGAGTATCGCCGTATCGATGGCCAGTGGCGCATTACCGCCACCCGCCTGGAAGTTGTCTGGCCGCCAACTACGGCGCCGACGACGTCATGA